Within the bacterium genome, the region GAAAATGTCTCCCTGAAAGAAATGCATAAACGCATGGCGGCGATGTATTCGCAAAAACAGTAATAGTACTTTTAATTGAAAAATAGAAATAGGCTGTCTTTCGGCAGCCTATTTTTTTATCAAAGAGAATGATATGAAGCCTCCGATACGCTGGCGTTTGCACTTACCCACCGCGCCGGAAAATGTGTACGAATTACTGGCAACCGACAAGGGTAGAAAAAAATTCTGGGCTAAAGACAGCCATGAAGAAAACGGAACAATTCATTTTCAATTTATCAACGGACAGTCGGTTACTTCGCGGATCATCGAAAGCTTACCGTCGTCCCGGTTCGTCCTAACCTATTTTGATCAGTCGACAGTTCGATTCGAATTGAATTCCGACGGTCACGGCGGAACGGACTTGCTGATGGAAGAAACCGGCGTTCCCGAAACCACATGGCATGAGAATTACGCCGGCTGGCTTTGCGTTTTGCTGAATCTCAAAGCAACGGTTCTCGGACTGGATCTCCGCAACCACGACCCGCAGCGCACATGGGACCAAGGTTATGTGGATGTTTGATTAAAAGGCAGCTTTATGAAACCATTATTTTTTCCGACTCCGGCAGATTTCCGCGTTTGGCTGGAAAAAAACCACGATAAAGCCGATGAATTATTAGTCGGTTTTTACAAACGGGATTGCGGCAAGCCCAGTATTACGTGGCCTGAATCGGTCGATCAGGCATTGTGTTACGGATGGATCGACGGCGTTCGCAAGTCACTCGGCAACGAAAGTTATACCATACGCTTCACGCCGCGCCGGCCCGGAAGTAACTGGAGCGCGGTCAATCTCAAGCGTGTAGACGAACTGATGAAGTTAGGGCTCATGCGCCCGACAGGTATCAAAGCCTACGAAGCACGAAATACGAAGAAGATTCAGCAATATTCATACGAACGCCAGGCAGCCAAGCTCGATACATCTCAGGAAACGCTTTTCAAAAAAAATAAAAAAGCCTGGGCCTTTTTTCAGTCTCAGCCTCCGTCGTATCAAAAGCCGTGTATTTGGTGGGTGGTAAGCGCGAAACAAGAGGAAACAAAACTCAAGCGTTTAAAAACGCTGATCAACGATTCTGAAAGAGGTCAGCGGATTGGATTGATGAAATGGAAAAAGAAGTAATCCCCTATTTATCGTTTTTTTTCTTTTTCTCTATCTGATGTTTCTGAGGTCTTACAATCATTTCAGTAACGACAGTCCCTTTTCGTTGAGATAAAATCGTTTCAACGGCGTCAGCAACGCATTCGGACGTGACGTGACTGTCGGCATCATCGTGCTCTTTAAAATGAAGGCCATCGTAAAACGGAGTTTTAGTCATGTCCGGCAAGATCGTTGTCACTTTCACTCCGTATTTACGGACTTCGTCGAATAAGCTGTCGGAAAAATGTTTAATCCCGGCTTTGGTCGCGGCATACGCACTTCCGATCGGGCTGCTTTTCACGGCTGTAATTGACGCAATGTTGATAATAAAACCTTCCGACTGTTTTATTTTTCGAAGAACCAATCGGGTCAGCACCAACGGCGCCTGGAGATTGGTCTGCACCAGACGTTCAATATCTTTGACTTTAATTTCTTCATGCGGCGCAAAAAAACCGACGCCGGCGTTATTGATCAGCACGTCCAATTGTTTCTCGTTTTCGAAAACATCGTCAACGCATTGTTCAAGTTGTTTTGAATGAGTAACATCGCAAGTCAGAGTTTTGAATTCGGCGTGTTTGAATTTAGTTTTTGAAAAATCTCGCGCGAGACCATATACGCGGTAATTCATCGCAATCAGTTTTTTGCAGATCGCCAATCCGATCCCCGACGAAGCGCCGGTTACCATTGCAATTTTCATATAAACACCTTGGTTGAAGGCAAATATTGAAACAACAAACTTTTCATAAATGCATGCATTTCCATTCGAATAACATCCGGATAACTCGCAGCATTGCCGTCAAAAACATACGAATGGTACAGCACATCGGAATCATTTCTCTGCTTACGGATTTTACGAAGATAGTCCGCATTCATTCTGAAAACGCCGGCGCTGACGTCGTGCAGTTTTTCTGCATCCAACTTCTCAAAAACTGTTTGAACACATTGCGTATAATGTTTTTCCCAATGATCGATACGAATCACCGGATCGAAACACGCGCGTACTTTCCAGCCACAATCGACGGCTTCTTTAGCCGCGGCGATGCGGCGTTTCAGCGGCGGCGTACCTTTTTCGTACCGCTCGACAACTTCATCCGGCGACATCGTCCATGCAAGGATCACACGGTCGCACGGAGCCAACGAACGAATCGATTTAAAATTAGCGCTTTTGGTGCGAATTTCGATAATGAGATTCGGCTGAATACGTGCAAACTCAATCCATTGCGAACACAGCGGTACCACGTTTTCAAATGCCAGTAAGTCGGTGTCGTACGAAATTGCAAGGCACATTGGTTTCTGTA harbors:
- a CDS encoding SRPBCC domain-containing protein; its protein translation is MKPPIRWRLHLPTAPENVYELLATDKGRKKFWAKDSHEENGTIHFQFINGQSVTSRIIESLPSSRFVLTYFDQSTVRFELNSDGHGGTDLLMEETGVPETTWHENYAGWLCVLLNLKATVLGLDLRNHDPQRTWDQGYVDV
- a CDS encoding YdeI/OmpD-associated family protein, with protein sequence MKPLFFPTPADFRVWLEKNHDKADELLVGFYKRDCGKPSITWPESVDQALCYGWIDGVRKSLGNESYTIRFTPRRPGSNWSAVNLKRVDELMKLGLMRPTGIKAYEARNTKKIQQYSYERQAAKLDTSQETLFKKNKKAWAFFQSQPPSYQKPCIWWVVSAKQEETKLKRLKTLINDSERGQRIGLMKWKKK
- a CDS encoding SDR family oxidoreductase: MKIAMVTGASSGIGLAICKKLIAMNYRVYGLARDFSKTKFKHAEFKTLTCDVTHSKQLEQCVDDVFENEKQLDVLINNAGVGFFAPHEEIKVKDIERLVQTNLQAPLVLTRLVLRKIKQSEGFIINIASITAVKSSPIGSAYAATKAGIKHFSDSLFDEVRKYGVKVTTILPDMTKTPFYDGLHFKEHDDADSHVTSECVADAVETILSQRKGTVVTEMIVRPQKHQIEKKKKNDK